The segment ttcgtatagttattcgctaaatataatggtcatacatatacacacttgtgaaagaatttcacttgtggaagaattgtaaacggtaaactataaactaatcggtggcttatggtaacttttaacagttacagtttcggggatatttttttataaaaatggacaatatctacaagaaaacaagaaaaagaaaaggaagtttttagaaatccttttataaaaGATTGTATATATATGCCCCATCtagaaaaaggcattaattcttagtttaccaagaattaaGAGACaataaatattagaaatatgcaaactctATATTCCAgcacctttatcatctggtaattatctagaatacgttatacattcttctccttCTCATTCTTCTcaccgaaaaaaatatgtttacttcgagcatgcagttatactatgttccgattcttactccagtgaaaccacaatcgattaatacgtttttatgttattttttagctctttatacttccatgaattatattcagttgcttacttttaattaataaaatttgaattttattaattGAATTAGAACGAAGataacatatttttaggagttttttcattcaatcatactctcttcttcaaataaatgccaataaagcctgaaaaatacacaatggcaacgtgttatgattttgcacgcgagtataggagggttaaagaGACTTTGGactgttcattcgcctctaataaaaaaaaaaaacacatacaaagTTGAGGTGTTTCGCATGTAAACTCGACCGTATTATCCTACTACGAGATGCTACGAGTACAGTCATCTTCGAATACATTGCCCCAATCTAAAACGATGCTATAATTGTTTCAATAAACACGAAGAAGTACCTAGGAGTCACAATTCTGCCGAAATTGGGGTGGAAGTCATTGACCCAGTAGCCGACACTGTGAAATTGTAGTGCGCCGTATGAACCGAAATCAGTATATCGtgtaaatttttgaatgaattgaTCGACGTCAATGTAGGAAATAATGTTGCCGAATGTCTACATTTTGTTTTCTGCTGATCTAGAAATTCATTTGTTGATCTGTTAGCAATCACAATTTTATTCTTACAATACGATTTCtacgttcaattttttttacaatacgaAGATCTATTGTCCTATTCCTGTCATCCTGCACCTGCTCCCACGGCACGTATTACCCATAATTTGCTACACCGTACCTCCACCTAGCCTTGAGCTGATCTTTATCCCTAGCAAAAAATGGTTTGGTTTTTGATTATAGAGAtttcaaacttttcagttctttcgtctctagccttgagaaagcatcttggaaaaactttactctactcctgcactaatgagcaaaaaattaatttgacaaGCTGCTGTCTCGCGTGTACGCAACTACTCCCAGTGGATCACGCCATGACGATTCCAAAATACGcaaaaagtttcaaaaaaaactattaccaaacatgttttcattttatccgGCTACTTATAACTCACCCGTTCGGGTAAAGCTCTgtatcagagatgccagatgtgaagacctTCATTTAATTTAAAGGCGTTTCGAACACATTCTAAGGTATAACCAGAAGCATTCCGGCCCTTTCCATCCGTTCAGCAATAGTGAGAAGCATTTTACGCACGATACATTGAATTGATACGGCGCGCTGTGATTTTCTTTTCTGCGAATTACGCATCGTCGGTTTCTGGTCAATGACTTCTACTATAATTTCGACAGAAGGGTTCCTCCTCGATTGCTCTTCGTGTCCATTGATCCAATTACGCTCTCTCACGCAACATCCGAACCAGATTGCGAGAGAGGCTAGCTAAAGAAAACAAAACCGAAGTTTTTTGCTATAGAGTATTAGTAGCAAACGCGGAGATCACCAACACAAAATCAATCGAGAGAGATCCACGAATACTTCAGATGAAGAGAAGTTGTTACACCACCACCAAGAACGGTCGCTTATACCGTCCCGCTCGCAATAAGAGCATTATTTTGCGCTGGCTGAATTTAACTAAGAACCAACCAATTTGTAATAATTTGGATAGCGTTTCTCGTGGATGCGGCTGATATAGTTTAAATGGTAGTGTTGTACGGTGTAGGAGGCCACCGTCTAGTTTGGTCAATTCCGGATAACTGGGGTTGCTGTCAAGTTGAATAAAAAGTTGATTACATGCTGCTGTGTTAGTGTTGTGCGAGTTCGATGGCCTGGgaacaaaattatgaaaaatattgtgtaATTGCACAAGTGCATTTCTGAAGTTGCCGGTAGTGTCGCGGATTTTTGATAACGTGGTTATTTCCCGCGTCATCCAGTTCAGTTTTCCGGTCAGTCTCAGTCTCAGCAAACACAAGCGCTTAAAAAGGCTACTGACAGTTAGTAACAGAAATATACTGCCAAGTCGTATATATCGCAGTGATAATATTACGTAATATAATAAAATCCATGTAATTTTCCCGTGTTTGATGAAATAAGAGTGCTATGACAACACAGAGCATGAAAGGAAAAGGCTTCCATTTTGTCAGTGAAGGAAGCAGCGCGAAGAACGGAGGGTGGTTTTGAAGCTAATCAAAGAGCTCCAGCACCATGTTTAAAGGTAAGTGAGCATATTCTATACATATAGTGGTAGTGGGTGCAAATTGGTCatagggggcaaagtggtcacctgcttgtttggtagtataactattgactatagatgccgtattgatagtcaccttaagtTTGGAGAAATTAATTACTTTTgagccaccctgtacttcagtagagctgtcgcatgttacaatataaataaaaacagaaattgctctctcgatagccattaggccgtagttttgtgcgcatggtatctaaggaatttctcgtgaaatttagtttattcaatctgatatattggacaaatcatcagtttggacgcctgttcacatattctaggagaggtgaacacatattttgtttaatctctgcgattaattagcattagaatttactttgatgtttggggcaaAGTACAATACAATGttttgtttactaaagctgatataccacaCCGCATTCTGCTCTTATAAAGGATCCTTTTGTGggtttgaccctggataaatatgccactccaactaaaccaagcctagttatgcggaacgttatgtgtttcttactatgtttttgtatgcatgagaaaatttaaattgagactctaggtgaataggccaagcttatttcaaacaagtacctactatatcaaatgtGATTTCAAttgtgatttgattgatttcaatgtgaaatttgaacgaaaaaatcgcataaatctatcccatttatttagaTATGTGCGAGCGCCCACTTTGTCCCCACCAGgtaaccactttacctccaagcaaaaaaaaagttcgatttttcaccttttttctattgatgaaaagtgtactattttgaattttaatagtaaaagccgtttgctatcttgaacaacaatgagttgaactataatattcttcgagaaacgggaattgaatcgatatgtggacgctgggaatggacatattccttagggtgaccactatgcccccacttcccttacagccatttcatgccaaaccgatatagtggttctcagattttcgtggaaagtggaaattttgtttttttgtcgcaaaccattagacccgtattttttttttttttttgtaagggtgactatttccatttgtagggtggtccgaaaattcaaatttttccacttattTCAAAGACTTACttcttgaaaaattcataactactgagccgatttagatgatcgacatatctacttatagctgatcttttttgaaaaaataccagagttgcataaaatttgacttttggcttcgttattattaattgtatttgtgttttatagttttcatggtctcgggaccaatggcgctatatttatatatatttttttttcgtgaaagctAAGAATTTTTTAcagaacatatctcgaaaccagagaggagttttttttgtttttaagctatgatttttcaaagctaatcgttattattcattgtattcattttttatagcttacatggtttcggtaccaatggcgctatatttttttatattttctcttgaaagctgagtttttttttacataacatatccaaaattcagagaggagtttttttagtttttgagttatgatttttgaaagttaacatgtttttgggCAGGTAGCTTAATGAGTAGAAAATAGGAATAAGTATAGTAATCGGTAGATATTAAGGACAATGAAAAACATGTATCAGGTAAAGGTATCTCAGGTAAATGCAAAAAATGTAGAGACGACAAGTTATAAAGCAATAGAAAGAAAACTTAAAACCCGTTATAATCATTTGAAGCAATTTTCCGCAAAAACTCAGTTATATCATAGTTTTAGACCGAAAAATGAAAACTATACTATCGTAAAACGATTCTCGTTCTCGGAAGAAGAACATTCTGTGAAActgtaaaagaaaatttaagcatgctttatgcctagaataaaaaatatgaaaaatataacagatGAATTTTAATTCCTACCCACTCGTCGCCTCtacattttttgcattttaagAAAAGACGAcacttatagaataactacataaattggaaaaaagtcattcgatttttcgatttaagatcgattctttgataCCGATTCAATCAGTTAATTGATCCCTACgctgtttagaaaatcgatctttttctaaagattgtCCAATCGTAGCTCAGTTACAATACATGCGGAACGATTTTTCGTTCCAGCacggaaaaatgtaaaaaatataacatgTATTAATATTTGTCGAGTGTTTTTTCTTTAGCTACACTGCCTCTTTTAATTTATATTGAGCATTTCAAACAGAAGTACTAAATTTCAACTTTGGTATTCAGGTTGcctaaataataaaatttcataGATGAGTTCAAGTACATAACAGCCTAACAATTCATCGCTGCAATCCGTCAATATGCTGCTTATATGAATGTGGAATAAAGGAAAGATAATTATCGAGTCTTGTTTTAGGTTCGGTTTTAGGATCGGAATTTACCGTTTTTAGTGTGGATTTCTAACAGTGATGATGTTTCGTTGAATGAGAATGGAATGGCCCTACTGGAAATGTTATTCACTGGCAGCTGGTATACTTTACGGTGGCGGTTCTTTCAGCCAATCTCCACTGCTACCTGGGATAATTATGTTTTGCTCAACTTTGCAATTTTCTCCCGTATATTGATATTGCTTGCCTTTGTTGATTTTCAGGTCGAAATTCGATTTTGTTTCGAAGCAATGTTTGAAGCATTAGTTGTTGTGAGTTGATACTTTGTTATAATTCAAGACATCGAAGCATATTTCCATTGTAAGAAAATATGTTGGATTTTCGATATGCGTGTCGGTTTATAACTCATCTCCATTGGCAAATCTtcctattttcgtttctatgttGAACACTGTATGGGCGGTAAAAAACAGCATACTTTTAGGTTTGCTTTAATATTTCCTATTCGGTATAACGATTAACTTATATCTGTTTGGAAACAGACGCTCTCCTTCAGTGATTGCTGTGGATTGATTTTTAGATTAGTGGAGGGTGGAAAATCAATCATTGTAACTCTTTATTAAAAATTTGTTGTCGTCCTGAAAAGGACGGTTGGGTTCTCGATTCTAGTGCACTTTCATGTCGTTGTTGATTTAAGCCTTCTTCTCGGTTTTCTTGGGTAGCAGAACAGCTTGGATATTGGGCAAGACTCCGCCTTGAGCAATAGTTACACCCGACAGTAGTTTGTTCAATTCTTCGTCATTACGGATAGCCAACTGCAGATGACGTGGGATAATCCTGGTCTTCTTGTTGTCACGAGCGGCATTTCCTGCCAATTCCAATACTTCAGCGGCCAAATATTCCATCACTGCGGCCAGATAAACGGGTGCTCCAGCTCCAACACGTTCGGCATAGTTTCCCTTCCTGAGCAGACGATGAATACGACCCACTGGGAACTGTAAGCCAGCACGATTTGAACGGGACttcgcctttcccttaacttttcctcctttaccacgtCCAGACATTTTTTGTTATATAATTATGAAATTATTCACGTGCGAAGCGAAACTGTACTGATCAAAGTTTCCGGATAACGAACCCTCTTTTATACCTGCTGAAACAATGTTTGTTTCACTCTCAGACAGagctacgaatataatgaaATGACAACATAAACGAAAGGGGACGGTCATACATTCCACCCTGACCGAGCATAAAACATGATGTTTCCTTTGCTTTCGACATTAGTTCCTCTCGAACAGTAAAAGCGATACAACATAGCAATGGCTCCTAAAACCAGTGGAAAGGCAGCGAAGAAGTCTGGAAAGGCCCAGAAAAGTATTACCAAGACcgacaagaaaaagaagaaggtcCGCAGGAAGGAAAGCTACGCTATCTACATTTACAAAGTGTTGAAACAAGTCCATCCTGACACGGGTATTTCATCCAAAGCCATGAGTATCATGAACAGCTTTGTGAATGATATTTTCGAACGCATCGCCGCTGAATCATCTCGCTTGGCGCATTACAACAAACGTTCAACGATAACTTCTCGTGAAATTCAAACCGCAGTTCGTTTACTGCTGCCAGGAGAATTGGCCAAACACGCTGTCTCCGAAGGAACCAAAGCCGTCacgaagtataccagctccaagTAACTCCCGAGTCATGTAGCAAAAAAaacaacggcccttttcagggccacaaatttgtttgataagtgTGTAGGAAAAGGTTTTCTAATTGTTGATTTGTAGATTTTCGTTGTCATAATGAGTCGCCTCTCGTGTGATTAATTCGAGGGATTCAGAAAAGTCATATCACAAAAGGTATCCGAAATGAGTAGATACAACAATTTCATGTAGTTCGTTTGACGTTACGTTTGGGAATGAAGTGATGATATTGTGCAGAATGTATGATGATgcatatagtgaattcaatgaTTGACATCCTCATATTCAGTTGCAGATGCTAATTGAAGACTCGGCATCATTATCTGTTCTCAATGCAATTGCACCAAAATTAGAAGAGTTAGCAGTTTAGTGTCGAGAAACTAATCGTAGAGAGGTTTAACAGGATTGATTTTGGTGTTTATACAATAAagctatatacataaaaaaatcatgaaactgGGAAACCTCGAGCTTTGTacttttaaaatgttattcaatttttaTATATGGATAATCTGAGGGTACTTAGAACTAAGTCAGGAACACCGTAAAAAAGGTGTCGTAAAATATGATTCGCTATAATTTTTAgcgtcaataaaagaagatcagAAGTTCATTTATATTTGATAAGATTCATGTTTCAATATATCGTGCGGCTCCGCCGTATGTAATGTTGAAGatagaaaacagtttttcaaactCTTTTCGAATaaattggtggccctgaaaagggccgtttgtttgaGAATGAGATTTGTCAGAGATCAGTCAGATTTAAGCGCGTTCTCCACGGATACGACGAGCTAATTGGATATCTTTCGGCATAATGGTGACTCGTTTGGCATGGATGGCACacagattggtatcttcgaataatccAACCAGATAAGCTTCACTTGCTTCCTGCAGAGCCATAACAGCCGAGCTCTGGAAGCGAAGATCGGTCTTAAAATCTTGAGCGATCTCACGAACCAAACGTTGGAATGGAAGCTTACGGATCAGTAATTCAGTCGACTTTTGATAACGACGAATCTCACGCAAAGCGACGGTTCCTGGTCGATAACGATGTGGCTTCttgactcctccggtagctggagCACTTTTACGAGCAGCTTTAGTGGCCAACTGTTTGCGAGGAGCCTTTCCTCCGGTGGATTTACGAGCGGTCTGCTTGGTACGAGCCATTGCTTACGATTTCAGTAGAGTTAACGGTTTCAAAGTTGCTGAATGAATGGGATAATTCAACGCTTTTCTTCGCTTTAATACCTCACGTATGTCGTCATTCTACCATACGCATGCACAAAAAGGAAAGGACAAAAGAAGGGGAAGAATAACAAAATGAAGGAAAAGgaggaaaaataatttccattcGGGTATAAAAGTGGGTACCCTTAGGGGAAACAGCATCAGTTTCAGTCATCGTTTGAACTCGGAAACAACATAAAATAGTCCAGAAAAATGACTGGccgtggtaaaggaggaaagggACTGGGCAAAGGAGGAGCCAAGCGTCATCGTAAGGTTCTGCGTGATAACATCCAGGGAATCACAAagcccgctatccgtcgtttggCTCGTCGTGGGGGAGTGAAGCGTATTTCCGGTCTCATCTACGAAGAAACTCGTGGTGTGCTGAAAGTATTTCTGGAAAACGTTATCCGAGATGCTGTTACCTATACCGAACACGCCAAACGGAAGACGGTTACCGCAATGGACGTTGTGTACGCTTTGAAACGCCAAGGTCGTACTCTCTATGGTTTCGGAGGTTAAATGATATAATTTGGTGTACGGttcaacaaaacggcccttttcagggccacaatATTTCTCCAGTGAAGAGTTCctttaaatgttttcaaatcatccattattttttaataaggATTCGTTGCTTGTTCGGTTATATTATTTGTAAATAACGATGTAATTAGACGTTTAACTGAATTCAAATTGATGTTCTTTACCCATAGAAGTTTAATATTTCTTGAATGAATGTCTGTGAATTATGAGTACACTGTAAGCCAGTGTTGGGAACATGTCATATTAGAAGGATCGTAATAGTAATAAAGTTAGACCAATACCTGGTACATTGCACGTCGCAGTTTGACGCAGACTTGGTCCAATGATTGTTAAGAGGGGACCcctgaaaataatggattttcgtgatttttttttcggatgttacgaataaagtaaagtgttcgggtattttgatgattgtttaagatatatttgaagatgtattttccattctttgagtgcacgaatactgattatgacgctgttgacggctggatgcgtagatgttgtctgaaaatcggtaccttgttggtggtatcggttctgaagcaacgaggtgtcgtagaacaaattttaatgaatattttgaaactttaagaCAATacttaaagcgttacataggggttttttgaaaattcgaaaaattgccaaaacggcggccattttcgttaaaaattagacatttttcatgaaaaatctctaaatagcgatttttcaaaaatcgaaaaaatgatatatcgaaaaacggctatgtaacgccgataattcatttttacatgctgataaacaaTTTCAGCCagatcggtcgagtagatcctgagatatcgacaccaccagttgaaataacatggtttcgagaaaaacgcgctttaaaattcgtacataccttaaggtgacttcatacttttgtggctgtaactttccataTTTCGTTTCCATAAAATACGATAAAtttttttaggacaacatttctgaggacataaacttcccaaaaatgcaagaaacaaaaattcgattttttcgattttctagaCCGGGGTCCTCCCTTAAACAATCGTAATTCTCATGATGCTATTCGGTATCATCGATTAGCTTTTTCGTTAAAATACCAACATTATCAGAATTGTTTAATGTTGGAtacaagatgatgatgtgtgaaaaTGTATATTAACTGTCATgaagaaaacattcgaattcttagAGGTGGAAAACTATTGTTACTCTTTCGTTCCATTGGTTTTggtagtcctgagaaggactgtttGTTTTTAAATAAGTTTCAAATGAAAAGCACCAGTGCACTTTACTTTTTGGCAGCAGCTTTCTTCGGAGCAGCTTTCTTTGCTGGTGCTGCCTTTTTCGGTTTTGGAGTTTTAGGCTTCTTCGCTGCTGTCTTCGATGCTTTGGTTGGTTTCTGTTTGGAAGCGGCTGCTTTCTTTACGGTTCCAGCCTTTTTGGCGGTTTTGGCGACGACAGCTTTAGCCTTCTTCTGAACCGCTTTTTTTGCTGGTGCTTCCTTCGGCTTTTTGGCAGCAGCAGTTTTAGAAGTGGCTGCCTTTTTGGCGACTTTCTTTTCCCCTGCAGGTTTCTTCCCAGTCGCAGCTTTCTTTGGTTTCTTCTCGCCCGCAGGTGTCTTATCCTTAGGTTTGATTTTGAAGGATCCCGATGCTCCACTTCCTTTGGTTTGCACAAGATTACCTTTCTCGACACCActcttcaaagatttttttatgaaagttgAGAGCTTAGCAACATCACACTTGTAATTGGCACCGATATACTTCTTGATGGCCTGAAGAGAAGATCCATTACGTTCCTTTAAGGTCTTGATGGCGGCCAGAACCATTTCGTTCACTGGTGGATGGGTGGCTGGCTTTTTTGGTTTCTTATCCTCTCCTTTAGGAGCACGAGCCTTTTTCGGTGTCTTGGCTGGAGATGCAGCAACTGATGCTGCGGGAACGACTTCAGTAGCTGTTTCGGCCATTTTATTCACTGTGTTTCACTGCTATGTTTCAACGAAATGCTGAATTCATTGATGCGCTCGGTGCCGCCGTTTGTGCTCGGAATCGAaaactgtgttagggaaactcaaAGCGTTCGTTTAAATTTGCTGTTGAGAAAACATTTCGCGTATTTGTAATTTATGTTttaaaaaatgttacttttctttGTTACAGTCCTCACATGTTTATCAGATACCTTATTTAATATTTACTATGATGTTTGAGCTACCATTTAAAGTTGCTCTGTTTTTAAAAGTCCAAGCCGATACTCAATAATTTACGATAAATGCTAATGATATGTATCAGAAGTATCAACACTCTgtcgaaaatgttcaattttcttacattgcaAAAGATAAACAGTTATTAAACCTAATTCTAATGAAATAGGGACAATTTTTCGATATATGGATACCAGAATTGAATGTTTTTTCCCAACATTACGAAGCATTCTTATCAAAACTTGGGGCAATCGGAGTAGCTAAAGCAATTTTTGATTTCCGTTCGTTATCATAAGAAATATTATCCTTTTACAAGATTATCAATCttatttcaatttattcatttGTTGGAATAatatatttactgatccgagacAAAACACTCAATATTTCATTTTCTGAAATACTTCATGTTTCGACCCAAGGGTTGATTCGTTAGACAAACAGTCTGTCATCACTTGTGTTATCGGTGATATGTTACGACAATCAAATGGTAgttttattcaatatagaacGTGAACACAATACAAAAATTATATCTAAATAACCCATTATGTAGGGAATTTTTAGTTATTTCACAGTTTGGTGTAAACAGTGGTAGAATAGAAAATACTGTTACCATAAACGAGATCTGCCTTTTTCGATATgcgatttttttcgttattttttttttttttgaaatcatttATCTTCTTCATAGTTAATAATCATCAATATCAAttcttataaaataataaattcaatatttttctccATTTACGAATTGGTTTTATTTTTCGGACTATCTTATATTACTTTTCGTGATCTGCGGCCAAAATCGAGATTTCATTTTGTCTCTGACTACAAGGTATTTTTgtgtagacttttttttttgagtatggTGATGGAATTAAATACACTACCGATAAAACATTTGAATGATCAACTAAACCCAATTCCTCTATAAATTATTGGAAAATTACGTAATGGATACAGCAGAGTTTAGTTGGGTGATCTCGAAAGCATACACGGTTTGCTGACGGGCGCCGAACGCGAATaaagtgtctttctcaagacaggTCAGGAAGGAGTTGGAAATAGAGTTTTCTGTGGGATCTTCtcaagactagagacgaatgaactttaaagtctctataattcaagaagaagaaggagaagataATGGATACAGATTGCTATGAGAAAATTTCTTACTGTTCTACATGTAAACATGTTacaaaataacgaaaataaGCAAACATACCTTGAAATCAGTGACACATTAGAATACAatgtcctaaaaataaaatatcttgcATATAAAACTAGCACCCAAATAAGGAAAAAGGACTCACTCTAGCAGCGTATTTATTATTTACACCATCAATGTACATGTTAAAGGAATTactattggtgattgataaaataataaaatagaagaaatacttaaacaaaattaactgaacagtCATTTCAAGAAATTAAGAACATACATTCAAACGCACTACATTATAATAAAATTCACTCCATTACTACATGTACATGTAAATGTTCAGACATAAATATTATAAACATCATAATAATTATCTTTTGAATGCGTATATTGAATTGATATACCAGTTGGatttcgtaactcaaaatcgatAACCCAAAAGGTCAGTTTGTCGATGGTATAACATGTCTTGGGTCGTGAATCGTTTATATAAAATCATGGAAAATTGAGAGAAAATATGGCGTATTTTATCTCGGGATTGTATGTTCTATATTATTTTCACAAACGGATAAATTGATAGAAGATTGATACTCTTGCCTGAGCTGTGCCTGATGTATCATATGACAACAAATGGAAATCAAAAATTGCTTCAGCTGCTCCGATTACTCCAAAGTAAAGATGAAAATGCTTCGCTGTGTTATTAAGTGAGCACTCGATTCTGGTATCAATAGATCGGGAAAATGTTCCCATTTTATAAAAATGCAGTTTAATAACTGTCTATTTTTTGCAATGTGAGAAATTTGAACATTTTCGACATAGTGTTGATACTTCTGATACATATCATCTGCTTTTATGGAGAATTTTTAGCGCATCGGTTGGGGAATTCAAATTTAGAACAACTTTAAATGGTATCTTGAATATCATAGTGAATAATAAGTAGTGCATCTGGtacaaatatgaaaacaaaacagaGAAAATTGACATTTCTTAAAGtatgaa is part of the Toxorhynchites rutilus septentrionalis strain SRP unplaced genomic scaffold, ASM2978413v1 HiC_scaffold_20, whole genome shotgun sequence genome and harbors:
- the LOC129781782 gene encoding histone H2A, which codes for MSGRGKGGKVKGKAKSRSNRAGLQFPVGRIHRLLRKGNYAERVGAGAPVYLAAVMEYLAAEVLELAGNAARDNKKTRIIPRHLQLAIRNDEELNKLLSGVTIAQGGVLPNIQAVLLPKKTEKKA
- the LOC129781739 gene encoding histone H2B-like codes for the protein MAPKTSGKAAKKSGKAQKSITKTDKKKKKVRRKESYAIYIYKVLKQVHPDTGISSKAMSIMNSFVNDIFERIAAESSRLAHYNKRSTITSREIQTAVRLLLPGELAKHAVSEGTKAVTKYTSSK
- the LOC129781752 gene encoding histone H3 encodes the protein MARTKQTARKSTGGKAPRKQLATKAARKSAPATGGVKKPHRYRPGTVALREIRRYQKSTELLIRKLPFQRLVREIAQDFKTDLRFQSSAVMALQEASEAYLVGLFEDTNLCAIHAKRVTIMPKDIQLARRIRGERA
- the LOC129781773 gene encoding histone H4 — its product is MTGRGKGGKGLGKGGAKRHRKVLRDNIQGITKPAIRRLARRGGVKRISGLIYEETRGVLKVFLENVIRDAVTYTEHAKRKTVTAMDVVYALKRQGRTLYGFGG
- the LOC129781741 gene encoding histone H1B-like; this translates as MAETATEVVPAASVAASPAKTPKKARAPKGEDKKPKKPATHPPVNEMVLAAIKTLKERNGSSLQAIKKYIGANYKCDVAKLSTFIKKSLKSGVEKGNLVQTKGSGASGSFKIKPKDKTPAGEKKPKKAATGKKPAGEKKVAKKAATSKTAAAKKPKEAPAKKAVQKKAKAVVAKTAKKAGTVKKAAASKQKPTKASKTAAKKPKTPKPKKAAPAKKAAPKKAAAKK